Proteins from a genomic interval of Pelagibaculum spongiae:
- the xdhB gene encoding xanthine dehydrogenase subunit XdhB produces the protein MFDLNTYHRASSAQDAAVLLEQYPDCKILAGGTDVLIKLREGDKCFANLVDISRLPDLSDIKMRDDGSIEIGACVTCSQVINHPLVQQYIPVLAEGAGSLGGPQVRNAATIGGNLCNGAPSADNSSPLLVLNAQVELLSAEGKRTMPLEEFYLGPGKVALNPGELMAHIVIPVDGYQNMGGHFIKYAMRGAMDIATIGCSVACRLEGGSAGNKLADFRIAYTVSAPTPKRCRNAELAMVGQSIADAASIDRLLEKLSQMVLDDLNPRDSWRAGKEFRQHIIRTLSRKVSKQAIERAQSAFLVGAISGGTV, from the coding sequence ATGTTTGACTTAAATACTTATCACCGGGCCAGCAGTGCACAAGATGCAGCAGTTCTGCTTGAACAATATCCAGATTGTAAAATTCTTGCAGGCGGTACCGATGTATTAATTAAATTGCGAGAAGGCGATAAATGCTTTGCTAATTTAGTCGATATTAGCCGTTTACCAGATTTATCTGATATTAAAATGCGCGATGACGGTTCAATTGAAATAGGTGCTTGCGTCACTTGTTCGCAAGTGATTAATCATCCGCTAGTTCAACAATATATTCCTGTATTGGCTGAAGGTGCTGGCTCGTTGGGTGGGCCGCAAGTGAGAAACGCAGCCACTATTGGTGGTAATTTGTGCAATGGTGCGCCAAGTGCCGATAATTCTTCGCCTTTATTGGTATTGAATGCTCAGGTGGAATTATTGTCAGCTGAAGGCAAAAGAACCATGCCTTTGGAGGAGTTTTATCTCGGTCCGGGAAAAGTAGCGCTAAATCCTGGTGAGCTAATGGCGCACATTGTGATACCGGTTGATGGTTATCAGAACATGGGTGGGCATTTTATTAAGTACGCGATGCGTGGCGCAATGGATATTGCAACCATCGGCTGCTCAGTTGCCTGCCGGCTTGAAGGTGGCAGTGCAGGTAATAAATTAGCCGACTTTAGAATTGCTTATACCGTATCTGCTCCAACACCTAAGCGCTGTCGTAATGCTGAACTTGCCATGGTGGGTCAGTCGATTGCTGATGCTGCGAGTATTGATCGTCTGCTGGAAAAGTTGTCTCAGATGGTGCTAGATGATTTAAACCCCCGTGACTCATGGAGAGCCGGTAAGGAATTCCGTCAGCATATTATTCGAACTTTATCACGCAAGGTCTCAAAGCAAGCCATTGAACGAGCCCAAAGTGCTTTCTTGGTAGGGGCGATTTCGGGAGGTACCGTTTAA
- a CDS encoding (2Fe-2S)-binding protein, producing the protein MKKAMKRIISLEINGKPVELTVDIRQSLLEVLREQGFTGAKEGCGVGECGACTVLIDGLPIDSCISLAVWAEGKKIETIEGQAKGERLSKVQQAYADTGAVQCGYCTPGLVMKTTEFLETHKDQLAKGEMPDRQVIRKEHSGNLCRCTGYQGVVDAVESCCKSLISEISEPEAK; encoded by the coding sequence ATGAAAAAAGCAATGAAGCGAATTATTAGCTTGGAAATCAATGGTAAGCCAGTTGAGCTGACCGTTGATATTCGACAATCATTACTGGAAGTGCTGAGAGAGCAAGGTTTTACCGGCGCGAAAGAAGGCTGCGGTGTTGGTGAGTGTGGTGCTTGCACGGTTTTAATTGATGGTCTGCCGATTGATAGTTGCATTAGTTTGGCGGTGTGGGCTGAAGGTAAAAAAATTGAAACGATCGAAGGTCAGGCAAAAGGCGAGCGATTAAGTAAAGTGCAGCAGGCTTACGCTGACACTGGTGCAGTGCAGTGCGGTTATTGCACGCCAGGTTTGGTGATGAAAACGACCGAGTTTTTAGAAACCCATAAAGATCAACTCGCTAAAGGCGAGATGCCAGATCGACAGGTTATCCGCAAAGAGCACTCGGGTAACCTGTGCCGTTGTACTGGTTATCAAGGCGTGGTTGATGCTGTTGAATCATGCTGTAAAAGTTTAATTTCTGAAATTAGTGAGCCAGAAGCAAAATAA